The following are encoded together in the Azotosporobacter soli genome:
- a CDS encoding ABC transporter ATP-binding protein, protein MIQINNLVKRYGNRTAVDGLSLSISDGEIFGLLGPNGAGKTTTIRMLTMLTQPSAGSIQIKDCPLDSDDQQVKSLIGVVPQHLNLDGDLTARENLDLHGRLHHMPSAERKERIAELLAYVELADRAEDMVSTFSGGMKRRLMIARALLHRPKVLFLDEPTVGLDPQVRRRLWDLIRKLKGEGLTVLLTTHYIEEAEHLCQRVAILDKGKLIALDTPEQLCCRVGAYVVERETEEGLQGEFFSTRAQATAFAATLTTTTTVRRSNLEDVFVELTGRKVVG, encoded by the coding sequence ATGATTCAAATTAACAACTTAGTTAAAAGGTATGGCAACCGGACAGCAGTAGACGGACTGAGTCTTAGCATTTCAGATGGTGAGATCTTTGGTTTGCTTGGGCCGAATGGAGCTGGCAAGACAACGACGATCCGAATGCTAACGATGCTTACGCAGCCTTCGGCAGGCTCGATTCAAATAAAAGACTGTCCGCTGGATAGCGATGACCAACAGGTAAAGAGTCTGATTGGCGTTGTGCCGCAGCATTTGAATCTTGATGGCGATCTGACTGCGCGTGAAAATTTGGACCTGCATGGTAGGTTGCATCATATGCCTTCTGCAGAGCGGAAAGAGCGAATTGCAGAACTTCTTGCCTATGTGGAACTGGCAGATCGAGCCGAAGATATGGTCAGCACGTTTTCTGGGGGAATGAAACGACGCTTGATGATTGCGCGTGCACTCTTGCATCGGCCCAAGGTATTGTTTCTTGATGAACCGACAGTTGGTCTTGATCCGCAGGTGCGTCGCCGCTTGTGGGATTTAATTCGCAAATTGAAAGGCGAAGGTCTGACGGTGCTTTTGACGACGCATTACATTGAAGAGGCGGAACACCTTTGCCAACGCGTTGCGATTTTGGATAAAGGAAAGCTGATTGCACTCGATACGCCGGAACAGTTATGCTGCCGCGTTGGCGCTTATGTAGTGGAACGGGAAACGGAAGAAGGTTTGCAGGGCGAATTCTTTTCGACACGTGCGCAAGCGACCGCGTTTGCAGCCACGCTGACGACGACAACAACGGTACGGCGTTCTAATCTGGAAGACGTTTTTGTCGAATTGACGGGACGGAAGGTGGTGGGCTGA
- a CDS encoding ABC transporter ATP-binding protein: MNLLYGENIDVRFGEQQILDRVSVQLPEGAITAIVGPNGSGKSTLLRALSRSVRLQNGTICFAGRDISAIKRNVLAQEMAVLPQSPLAPPDLTVRDLVEYGRYPHRRWWRRGDERDAGIVNDAMRQTGVHAMSERLVNTLSGGERQRVWIAMALAQQPKLLLLDEPTTYLDISHQLEIMELLAKLNREQGLTVGMVIHDINHAVNYAQNIVVLKEGRIALAGIPQTVIEPGLLRNVFGVESELAITQEGRTQVMITGLCKG, encoded by the coding sequence ATGAATCTGCTCTATGGTGAGAATATAGACGTGCGATTCGGCGAACAGCAGATATTGGATCGGGTGAGTGTCCAATTGCCGGAAGGAGCAATTACTGCCATCGTCGGCCCAAACGGTTCGGGAAAGAGCACGTTATTACGTGCTCTTTCAAGAAGCGTTAGGCTGCAAAACGGTACGATCTGTTTTGCGGGACGTGATATCAGTGCAATCAAGCGAAACGTCTTGGCGCAGGAAATGGCGGTCTTGCCGCAAAGTCCGCTTGCGCCGCCTGATCTGACTGTGCGCGATCTGGTCGAATATGGCCGATATCCGCATCGACGCTGGTGGCGTCGTGGAGATGAAAGAGACGCGGGCATTGTGAATGACGCAATGCGGCAAACGGGAGTTCATGCGATGTCAGAGCGTTTAGTCAATACGCTGTCCGGCGGTGAACGTCAACGGGTTTGGATTGCGATGGCGCTTGCACAGCAGCCGAAGCTGCTGCTGTTGGATGAACCGACGACCTATTTAGATATCAGTCATCAACTGGAAATAATGGAACTGTTGGCAAAGCTGAATCGTGAGCAGGGACTCACGGTAGGTATGGTAATTCATGATATTAATCATGCAGTGAACTATGCGCAAAATATCGTTGTACTGAAAGAAGGTCGGATTGCGCTGGCGGGCATACCGCAGACCGTAATTGAGCCTGGTTTGCTGCGCAATGTGTTTGGCGTGGAAAGTGAACTGGCAATCACGCAGGAGGGCAGGACACAGGTGATGATTACCGGCTTATGTAAGGGGTGA
- a CDS encoding iron ABC transporter permease, whose amino-acid sequence MPDKERRKWRILLIGLFVVIAIGGFVASLSKGAVVVSHSEIINALFSHGVTGNQSQIIWNIRLPRALVAILVGIHLSLAGALLQGVMRNPLADPHIIGVSSGAGLAGVIILVLFPHQEYLVTPVAFLGALAAAGLIYLLAWKGSIKPTRIILAGVAVSAFLNAGISSLLVFFSDRVHGALMWMVGGLAARSWPHVELLWPYTLVGCLLALTAASRLNLLSLGDEMARGLGIRVEASRLWLTALAALLAASAVSVVGLLGFVGLIVPHGARLLVGSDYRYLLPASACLGAAVMTWSDLAARTLFSPVEIPVGIIMALAGAPFFLYLLRREA is encoded by the coding sequence ATGCCCGATAAAGAGCGGCGGAAGTGGCGGATTTTACTGATCGGATTGTTCGTCGTAATAGCCATAGGCGGCTTTGTGGCCAGTTTGAGCAAAGGTGCAGTTGTCGTTAGTCATTCTGAAATTATCAATGCGCTTTTTTCCCACGGAGTGACAGGCAATCAAAGTCAAATTATCTGGAATATACGATTGCCGCGTGCGTTAGTCGCTATTTTAGTCGGTATTCATCTTTCGCTGGCCGGAGCTTTGCTGCAAGGCGTTATGCGAAATCCGTTGGCTGATCCTCATATTATCGGCGTTTCATCGGGAGCTGGTTTAGCTGGCGTGATCATCTTGGTCTTGTTTCCTCACCAAGAATATCTGGTGACGCCGGTCGCCTTCCTTGGCGCGTTGGCGGCAGCGGGGCTGATTTATTTGCTGGCCTGGAAGGGGAGCATTAAGCCGACACGGATCATTTTGGCCGGCGTTGCCGTTTCGGCTTTCCTGAATGCAGGGATTTCCTCGCTGTTGGTCTTTTTCAGCGACCGGGTTCATGGCGCGCTGATGTGGATGGTCGGTGGTTTGGCTGCACGCAGTTGGCCGCATGTGGAACTTCTTTGGCCTTATACGCTAGTTGGCTGTTTGTTAGCGCTGACAGCGGCTTCGCGTCTCAACTTGCTAAGCCTCGGCGATGAAATGGCTCGTGGTCTTGGAATTCGAGTGGAGGCGTCACGTCTTTGGCTGACGGCACTGGCAGCCCTCTTAGCGGCCAGCGCCGTCAGCGTCGTTGGTTTGCTGGGCTTTGTCGGCTTGATTGTACCACACGGCGCGCGTCTGTTGGTTGGGTCAGATTATCGCTATTTGCTTCCGGCGTCGGCTTGCCTCGGCGCGGCGGTGATGACTTGGAGCGATTTGGCGGCGCGTACATTGTTTTCGCCGGTAGAGATTCCGGTCGGGATCATTATGGCGTTGGCTGGTGCGCCGTTTTTCCTCTATTTGTTAAGGAGGGAAGCGTAA